A part of Fimbriiglobus ruber genomic DNA contains:
- a CDS encoding ankyrin repeat domain-containing protein: MPISYHKELRHRGEPLVEYPGEDLWEAVGGDDGVAELVRDLYRRIEQDELLRVAFPHFNSGNATPFFIQWFGGGRDYSDDLAGGLMRRHRHRYISPKAVAAWLRCMREALVARGLDAGLIMRPLSRAAKAMIHSPETDSRELRKGCDAVQDAAQVRFEAVLDDAAKGRTENVRRSIEEDRTVASRRGADDRTLVWVATYRNRPKILELALKAGADCNTPACDPVHATMACDNVRMGTGVAVTPLAIAKKWHPALVAPLLEHGAVDDAFTAAWLGDVPALRGHLDRNPDLVHAIDPADDFREVSLLCHAVCGGGIDAAKLLLERGADVRRRSGKLLTLAVVMNRVDLVRLLIEHGADVQRAGFLGRLDDAERPVADLLVASGKKVPAWMLPRACRPDVSSNELHRVAVLLDYGARLDDRGRYGLTALHYAVRGGKLPLVKLLLDRGAPADALDEDGLTPLLHLSKTRSKADPIPVMELLAASGAVIDARDETQATLLMYFARQGQAEPVRWLLAHGADRNARNKSGKTAAEVGRAHAAVVRLLTK, encoded by the coding sequence GTGCCCATCTCGTATCACAAGGAACTGCGCCACCGCGGTGAACCTCTGGTCGAGTATCCCGGCGAGGATCTCTGGGAGGCGGTGGGCGGCGACGACGGCGTGGCGGAGTTGGTCCGCGATCTCTATCGCCGCATCGAGCAGGACGAACTGTTGCGCGTGGCGTTTCCGCACTTCAACAGTGGGAATGCGACGCCCTTCTTCATCCAGTGGTTCGGTGGCGGCCGCGACTATTCGGACGATCTCGCCGGCGGCCTCATGCGGCGGCACCGGCACCGTTACATCAGCCCCAAGGCGGTCGCGGCGTGGCTCCGCTGCATGCGCGAGGCGCTCGTCGCCCGCGGGCTCGACGCGGGGCTGATCATGCGGCCGCTCTCGCGCGCCGCGAAGGCCATGATTCACAGCCCCGAGACGGACTCCCGGGAGCTTCGCAAGGGCTGCGACGCCGTCCAGGATGCGGCGCAGGTGCGGTTCGAGGCGGTCCTGGACGACGCGGCCAAAGGCCGCACGGAAAATGTCCGCAGGTCGATCGAGGAGGACCGAACGGTCGCGAGCCGGCGCGGCGCGGACGACCGCACACTGGTGTGGGTCGCGACGTACCGCAACCGCCCGAAAATTCTCGAACTGGCGCTCAAGGCCGGCGCCGATTGCAACACGCCCGCGTGCGACCCGGTGCATGCGACCATGGCTTGCGACAACGTCCGGATGGGAACCGGCGTCGCGGTCACGCCACTCGCGATCGCGAAGAAATGGCACCCGGCCCTCGTCGCGCCGCTGTTGGAACACGGCGCCGTCGACGACGCGTTCACGGCGGCGTGGCTGGGCGACGTGCCCGCGCTCCGCGGCCACCTCGATCGCAACCCGGACCTCGTCCATGCCATCGATCCGGCCGACGACTTTCGGGAAGTCTCGCTGCTGTGCCACGCGGTCTGCGGCGGCGGCATCGACGCCGCGAAGTTGCTCCTCGAACGCGGCGCTGATGTACGGCGGCGCAGCGGAAAGCTGTTGACGCTCGCGGTGGTGATGAACCGCGTGGACCTGGTGAGGCTCCTGATCGAACACGGCGCCGACGTCCAACGCGCGGGTTTTCTCGGCCGCCTCGACGACGCGGAGCGGCCCGTCGCGGACCTGCTCGTCGCCAGCGGGAAGAAAGTGCCAGCCTGGATGCTGCCGCGCGCTTGCCGGCCGGACGTGAGCAGCAACGAACTGCACCGCGTCGCCGTGCTTCTCGATTACGGCGCGCGGCTCGACGACCGCGGCCGGTACGGGCTCACCGCGCTCCACTACGCCGTGCGCGGCGGCAAACTTCCGCTCGTCAAGTTACTGCTCGATCGCGGCGCCCCAGCCGACGCGCTGGACGAAGACGGCCTGACGCCGCTCTTGCATCTGTCGAAGACCCGCTCGAAGGCCGACCCGATTCCGGTGATGGAATTGCTGGCCGCGAGCGGCGCCGTCATCGACGCGCGAGACGAGACCCAGGCCACGCTGCTGATGTACTTCGCGCGGCAGGGCCAAGCGGAGCCGGTGCGGTGGCTGCTAGCGCACGGGGCCGACCGCAACGCCCGGAACAAGAGCGGCAAGACGGCGGCCGAGGTCGGCCGGGCGCACGCGGCCGTCGTGCGGTTGCTGACGAAATGA
- a CDS encoding HNH endonuclease — protein sequence MALVNSFEPNTKARQTVHGRTRCLYAIVEGLDGNRYLQLDTVGSEDRAIPDKVSQSIQFDRQAAGELLHLLQRTFPDLAGGIGTTATSESVSTDNEDEAVEGRTRLKIHRTKERNSRLVRRKKRNTLATIGRLLCEVCDFDFATIYGSLGDGFAECHHRLPLAELDGTSPTRLADLAIVCANCHRMLHRPPFHTVEQLRAVVQTARLAKTRA from the coding sequence ATGGCACTTGTGAATTCATTTGAACCTAACACGAAAGCTCGCCAAACTGTCCACGGCCGGACACGTTGTCTTTATGCAATCGTTGAAGGTTTAGACGGAAACCGATACCTTCAACTCGACACTGTTGGCTCCGAAGACCGCGCGATCCCAGACAAAGTAAGTCAGTCCATCCAGTTCGACCGCCAGGCAGCCGGTGAATTGCTTCACTTGTTGCAACGCACGTTTCCCGACTTGGCCGGGGGCATTGGCACCACAGCAACAAGTGAAAGCGTATCTACCGATAACGAAGATGAGGCGGTGGAGGGACGTACCAGATTGAAGATTCATCGGACGAAGGAACGTAATTCTCGATTAGTACGGCGAAAGAAGCGCAACACTCTCGCGACTATCGGGCGATTGTTGTGCGAGGTATGTGACTTTGATTTCGCCACTATTTACGGATCTCTCGGTGATGGCTTTGCAGAGTGTCACCATCGCTTGCCACTGGCGGAATTGGACGGCACGTCTCCTACCCGGCTAGCTGATTTGGCTATCGTGTGCGCAAACTGCCACCGGATGTTACACCGCCCGCCGTTTCACACAGTTGAACAATTGCGCGCTGTGGTCCAAACGGCCAGATTGGCTAAAACTCGGGCTTGA
- a CDS encoding RnfABCDGE type electron transport complex subunit D yields MTSPLSECPPPAPAQATGTGLAVRLVASVALVAAYYWLRDLFGGWIAQLTGSVPDPTTLRVVGVSLLLVALLVLWRKVVLHDKKLQAPLLITVILALSDASFNVLENHPAPPWLVSLTDGVVMEYSPTFLTIGITMLTELVIGRFVWGKWPNLTSAYISGISAGILIKSSVLWPFVLCGMISITSKYVLRAGGRHLWNPTNFGVTTMLFLAPQHVASLTVQAGNNGLAVAVIWFLGGLIMYRLGRFHIPLAFVATFIPLAFLRSAATGHPWQTEIAPITSPMFQLYIFFMITDPQTTTRTRRSQIVVAALVAVMETVCRLAFKDVHSLYHALFIVGPTANLVEICAGRLRAKAQPAGAESTGTPVLTLAAGDMAVAMQK; encoded by the coding sequence ATGACCTCTCCCCTCTCCGAATGCCCGCCCCCGGCCCCGGCCCAAGCGACGGGAACGGGGCTCGCCGTCCGGCTCGTCGCCTCGGTCGCGCTCGTGGCGGCTTACTACTGGCTTCGCGACCTGTTCGGCGGATGGATCGCACAGCTAACGGGCAGCGTCCCGGACCCGACCACGTTGCGGGTCGTCGGCGTCAGTCTGTTGCTGGTCGCCTTGCTCGTCCTCTGGCGAAAGGTCGTTCTCCACGACAAGAAACTCCAGGCTCCTCTGCTGATCACCGTCATCCTCGCTCTGAGCGACGCCTCATTTAACGTGCTGGAGAACCACCCTGCCCCGCCATGGCTCGTCTCCCTGACCGACGGCGTGGTGATGGAGTATTCCCCGACGTTCCTGACGATCGGGATCACGATGCTGACCGAACTGGTTATCGGCCGGTTCGTCTGGGGGAAGTGGCCGAATCTGACCAGCGCCTACATCTCCGGCATCAGCGCCGGCATTCTGATCAAATCATCGGTGCTGTGGCCGTTCGTACTCTGCGGGATGATCTCGATCACCTCGAAGTACGTCCTCCGGGCGGGCGGCCGACATCTGTGGAACCCGACCAATTTTGGCGTCACGACGATGCTCTTTCTCGCGCCGCAGCACGTGGCGAGCCTGACGGTGCAGGCCGGGAACAACGGCCTGGCGGTGGCGGTGATCTGGTTCCTGGGCGGGCTCATCATGTACCGCCTCGGCCGCTTCCACATCCCCCTGGCGTTCGTGGCCACCTTCATCCCCCTGGCCTTCCTCCGCAGCGCCGCGACCGGCCACCCGTGGCAAACGGAGATCGCCCCGATCACCAGCCCGATGTTCCAGCTCTACATCTTTTTCATGATTACGGACCCGCAGACGACGACCCGGACGCGGCGGAGCCAGATCGTGGTTGCCGCGCTGGTGGCCGTCATGGAGACCGTCTGCCGGTTAGCCTTCAAAGACGTCCACTCTCTGTACCACGCGCTGTTCATCGTCGGCCCAACGGCCAACCTGGTCGAGATCTGCGCCGGCCGACTACGGGCGAAGGCGCAGCCAGCCGGTGCTGAATCAACAGGCACACCCGTGCTGACACTTGCGGCCGGGGATATGGCCGTGGCGATGCAGAAGTAG
- a CDS encoding CRTAC1 family protein, with amino-acid sequence MSLSVRRGIVTVAFLGMLALVVILNRGEGSPETGLDEGEALRRYGFRLTESAKACGIDFRHESPTLDAKLAHIMPVVAAMGASVSVVDFDADGLLDLYVVTGKEGGQNRLYRNRGDGTFEDVAPSLGVADLNRPGTGVGMGAIWADYDNDGFPDLFVYKWGKPELFHNRQGKGFDRVTEKSGLPAWVNANSACWLDYDRDGLLDLFVAGYWPEGIDLWNLKTSEVMPESFEYAQNGGRKYLLRNRGDGTFEDVTECVGIKSTRWTLGVVAADLCGTGYLDIVLANDYGVSEFYANKGGQRFEEVGNQTGIGVAPKSGMNACLGDVLNQGRLAVYISNITEPGNLVQGNNLWVPASKTTDGLPRFSNQAGSLKVERGGWSWGAKFGDLNNDGRLDLYLTNGYVSADKGKSYWYDYGKIAGGLKGLIRDARYWPPIGDQSLAGYQAKCVWLNKGGDFTDVAVAVGVTDTFDGRAVALGDLFNRGVVDVTVANQNGPLLLYRNTVASGRDWVQFELTGGARPGKEAGWSNRSAVGAGVRLTWRQGPTGPVQEQLQVVTAGDGYASQSMFRLHFGLGTDARIEKAVIEWPSGRKQTLAAPAVGIIHRVEEAGP; translated from the coding sequence ATGAGTTTGTCCGTCAGACGCGGCATCGTTACCGTCGCCTTCCTCGGGATGCTCGCGCTCGTGGTGATCCTGAACCGCGGCGAGGGGTCGCCCGAGACCGGCCTGGATGAGGGCGAGGCCCTCCGCCGGTACGGCTTCCGCCTCACCGAGTCGGCCAAGGCGTGCGGGATCGACTTCCGGCACGAGTCGCCGACCCTGGACGCGAAACTGGCCCACATCATGCCCGTTGTCGCCGCGATGGGTGCGTCCGTCTCGGTCGTCGATTTCGACGCGGATGGCCTGCTCGACCTGTACGTCGTCACCGGCAAGGAAGGCGGCCAGAACCGCCTCTACCGCAACCGCGGCGACGGTACGTTTGAAGACGTCGCCCCTTCGCTCGGCGTGGCCGACCTGAACCGCCCCGGCACCGGCGTCGGCATGGGGGCGATCTGGGCGGACTACGACAACGACGGCTTCCCCGACCTGTTCGTTTACAAGTGGGGCAAGCCGGAACTCTTCCACAACCGGCAGGGCAAAGGCTTCGACCGCGTCACCGAGAAAAGCGGCCTACCAGCCTGGGTCAACGCGAACTCCGCTTGTTGGCTCGACTACGACCGGGACGGCCTGCTCGACCTCTTCGTCGCCGGGTACTGGCCCGAGGGAATCGACCTCTGGAACCTCAAGACCTCCGAAGTCATGCCCGAATCGTTCGAATACGCCCAGAACGGCGGCCGAAAATATTTACTTCGCAACCGCGGCGATGGCACCTTCGAGGACGTGACCGAATGTGTCGGCATCAAGAGCACCCGCTGGACGCTCGGCGTGGTGGCGGCCGACCTTTGCGGGACAGGATACCTCGACATCGTGCTGGCTAACGATTACGGCGTCTCCGAGTTTTACGCCAACAAGGGGGGCCAACGGTTCGAGGAGGTCGGCAACCAGACGGGGATCGGCGTGGCCCCGAAGAGCGGCATGAACGCCTGCCTCGGGGACGTGTTGAACCAGGGCCGGTTGGCCGTTTACATCTCGAACATCACCGAGCCCGGCAACCTCGTCCAGGGCAACAACCTCTGGGTACCTGCCAGCAAGACGACCGACGGCTTACCCCGGTTCAGCAACCAGGCTGGTTCCCTGAAGGTCGAGCGCGGCGGCTGGAGTTGGGGCGCCAAGTTCGGCGACCTGAACAACGACGGCCGCCTCGACCTCTACCTGACCAACGGGTACGTCTCGGCCGACAAAGGCAAGAGCTACTGGTACGACTACGGCAAGATCGCCGGCGGGCTCAAGGGCCTGATTCGCGACGCCCGGTACTGGCCGCCGATCGGCGACCAGAGTTTGGCCGGCTATCAGGCGAAGTGCGTCTGGCTGAACAAGGGCGGGGACTTCACGGACGTGGCCGTCGCGGTCGGCGTAACGGATACCTTCGACGGCCGGGCGGTCGCCCTCGGTGACCTGTTCAACCGCGGCGTCGTGGACGTGACCGTCGCCAACCAGAACGGCCCGTTGCTCCTCTACCGGAACACTGTCGCCTCCGGCCGGGACTGGGTCCAGTTCGAGCTGACGGGCGGCGCGCGGCCGGGCAAGGAGGCAGGCTGGAGCAACCGCAGCGCCGTCGGGGCGGGCGTCCGCCTGACGTGGCGGCAGGGGCCGACCGGCCCGGTGCAGGAACAACTCCAGGTGGTCACGGCCGGCGACGGCTACGCCTCGCAGAGCATGTTCCGACTCCACTTCGGCCTCGGCACCGATGCCCGGATCGAGAAAGCCGTGATCGAATGGCCGTCGGGCCGGAAGCAAACCCTCGCCGCCCCTGCGGTCGGCATCATCCATCGCGTTGAGGAAGCCGGGCCATGA
- a CDS encoding FG-GAP-like repeat-containing protein, whose amino-acid sequence MPSSPSQRRYLLIAAAVVLLVGAAGVGYWLWGRSRLPGSGNPVYEQYVEAFQVGVAALDADVPVVAGENLNKVVGLIPQEPAGWADRGLFHLRTGQLDQAAKDLAEANRLAPDHPEIEKLLGLLDQRRGKFTEAVTHFRKAVERDPTDVETLYRLAQIVDQEHKEGSEAEYQRLMEQILTVRPDNLHVLVDRLRVAVRRSDRPAVQDTLTHLRRLAPTWADLTRKTFAEMETALAGPLGESDVFPLLTFANVLRSEPGYSRTASEVSPPDAFAGNPLRTFVKLTPPRNSPAPPDADLTFTPEPLADIPAGRWDAVTPFWLTGDTAPVVFAANAREVRRTGAGLVLPSIPVAPDGLIPIDWDNDFRTDLLLVGPGGLKFFKQGNDGGFTDVTAKTGLGDDILRGDYATALAADVDLDGDLDILLARRKGPPLWLRNNFDGTFTPLPIFAEVDSARQFVWADFDNDGAADAAILDAAGKLHVYSNERSAQFRKWPADVPNGSYRAVTVADVNDDGIFDVVALRGDGALMRVSAQNKRAGWEVAEIARWGPPPDVELGVIRLLTADLDNNGVPDLIVSGPSGGAAWLGGAGGTFQPLAAAVPARVSAAVDLTGSGRPDLLGLDAEGRPVRYRNVGRKDYHWQTIRFRAAPAAQPLGDNRINSYGIGGEIELRTGTHVVKRMITAPAVHLGLGERPRADVVRIQWPNGTSQYEFQPLIDQGVVSEQRLKGSCPFLFGWNGEKFAFLADFMWSTPLGMYINAQDKGGFLQTAEWVKIRGDQLVPKDGHYELRVNANLWETHYFDHMALHVVDHPAGTELFVDERFALEPSTPHFQMTGPTRPIARAWDHLGGDATEAVRANDGVYLDRCGRGLYQGVTNDHWVEVDLGDDAPKDGPVWLIARGWIHPTDSSINYALEQGRHERPRGLVLEVPDGKGGWKVARDKIGFPAGKNKTILVRLDGLDGPGVARRFRLRTNMEIFWDSFHYAQGRDGVEIAKKELLPVTADLRSRGILEMTRANPSSPELPDYDRLVARGQVWRDLIGYHTRFGDIRELLEKVDDRYAILTAGDDIAMRFAAPPAPPSGWVRDFVWVSDGWVKDGDLNTRYGKTVLPLPSHNMTSYEAAPDGLENDPVYRRFPKDWERFHTRFVAPDVYERGLRPLRTEAYPAGGQP is encoded by the coding sequence ATGCCATCCTCTCCCTCTCAACGTCGCTACCTACTGATCGCGGCCGCGGTCGTTCTCCTCGTCGGCGCCGCGGGCGTCGGGTATTGGCTGTGGGGGCGGTCCCGGCTGCCCGGCTCCGGCAACCCGGTCTATGAACAGTACGTCGAGGCGTTTCAAGTCGGCGTCGCGGCCCTGGACGCGGACGTGCCGGTCGTCGCGGGCGAAAACCTGAACAAAGTCGTTGGGCTGATTCCGCAGGAGCCGGCCGGGTGGGCCGACCGCGGGTTGTTTCATCTTCGCACCGGCCAACTCGACCAGGCGGCCAAGGATCTGGCCGAGGCCAACCGGCTCGCCCCCGACCACCCCGAAATCGAAAAGCTGCTCGGCCTGCTCGACCAGCGGCGGGGCAAGTTTACCGAGGCCGTCACACACTTCCGCAAGGCGGTGGAACGCGACCCCACCGATGTCGAAACGCTCTACCGCCTCGCCCAGATCGTCGACCAGGAACACAAGGAGGGGAGTGAGGCCGAGTACCAAAGGCTGATGGAGCAGATCCTGACGGTCCGGCCGGACAACCTGCACGTACTCGTTGATCGCCTCCGCGTGGCCGTCCGGCGGTCCGACCGGCCGGCCGTGCAGGACACGCTCACCCACCTACGCAGGCTCGCCCCCACCTGGGCCGACCTGACGCGCAAAACGTTCGCCGAGATGGAGACCGCACTCGCCGGGCCGCTCGGGGAGAGCGACGTGTTTCCCCTGCTCACCTTCGCGAATGTCCTACGGTCCGAGCCCGGGTACTCGCGGACGGCGAGCGAAGTCAGCCCGCCCGACGCGTTCGCGGGCAATCCGCTGCGAACGTTCGTAAAGCTGACGCCGCCCCGGAACTCCCCGGCCCCGCCCGACGCCGATCTCACGTTTACCCCAGAGCCGTTGGCGGACATCCCGGCCGGTCGTTGGGACGCCGTGACCCCGTTCTGGCTGACCGGCGATACCGCGCCTGTGGTCTTCGCCGCGAATGCCCGCGAAGTCCGCCGGACGGGCGCCGGCCTCGTCCTTCCTTCCATCCCGGTCGCGCCGGACGGCCTGATCCCGATCGACTGGGACAACGACTTCCGAACCGACCTGCTGCTCGTCGGCCCGGGTGGGCTGAAGTTCTTCAAGCAGGGCAACGACGGCGGCTTCACCGACGTGACCGCGAAGACTGGTCTGGGCGACGACATCCTCCGTGGGGACTACGCGACCGCCCTGGCGGCCGATGTGGACCTCGACGGTGACCTCGATATCCTCCTCGCCCGGCGCAAGGGGCCACCACTGTGGCTCAGGAATAACTTCGACGGCACATTTACGCCCTTACCAATCTTTGCCGAGGTAGACTCCGCTCGGCAGTTCGTCTGGGCCGACTTCGACAACGACGGCGCGGCCGACGCCGCGATCCTCGACGCGGCCGGTAAGCTCCACGTCTACTCCAACGAAAGGTCCGCTCAGTTCCGCAAGTGGCCCGCGGACGTGCCGAACGGCTCGTACCGCGCCGTCACCGTCGCCGACGTGAACGACGACGGAATCTTCGACGTGGTCGCCCTCCGCGGCGACGGAGCCTTGATGCGCGTCTCGGCCCAGAACAAGCGGGCCGGATGGGAGGTCGCCGAAATCGCCCGATGGGGCCCGCCACCGGACGTGGAACTGGGCGTTATCCGCCTCCTCACGGCCGACCTGGATAACAACGGCGTCCCGGACCTGATCGTCTCCGGGCCGTCGGGCGGCGCCGCCTGGCTGGGCGGCGCGGGCGGCACCTTCCAGCCGCTGGCCGCTGCGGTCCCCGCCCGTGTGTCGGCGGCCGTGGACCTGACGGGCTCCGGCCGGCCCGACCTGTTGGGACTGGACGCGGAGGGCCGGCCCGTCCGGTATCGCAACGTCGGCCGGAAGGATTACCACTGGCAGACGATCCGCTTCCGCGCCGCCCCGGCCGCCCAGCCATTGGGCGACAACCGAATCAACTCTTACGGCATCGGCGGCGAGATCGAACTCCGCACCGGCACCCACGTCGTCAAGCGAATGATTACCGCCCCCGCGGTCCACCTCGGGCTCGGCGAACGCCCGCGGGCGGACGTGGTTCGCATCCAGTGGCCCAACGGCACGTCGCAATACGAGTTCCAGCCGCTCATCGACCAGGGCGTCGTCTCCGAGCAGCGGCTCAAGGGTTCGTGCCCGTTCCTGTTCGGCTGGAACGGCGAGAAGTTCGCCTTCCTCGCGGACTTCATGTGGAGTACGCCCCTTGGCATGTACATCAACGCCCAGGACAAGGGCGGCTTTCTCCAGACGGCCGAGTGGGTCAAGATCCGCGGCGACCAGCTTGTGCCGAAGGACGGGCACTACGAACTGCGAGTGAACGCGAACCTGTGGGAAACCCACTACTTCGACCACATGGCGCTGCACGTCGTCGACCACCCGGCCGGGACAGAACTGTTCGTCGACGAGCGGTTCGCCCTGGAGCCGTCGACGCCGCATTTCCAAATGACGGGTCCGACGCGCCCGATCGCCCGCGCCTGGGATCACCTCGGCGGCGACGCCACGGAAGCCGTCCGGGCGAATGACGGCGTTTACCTCGACCGCTGCGGCCGCGGTCTGTACCAGGGTGTGACGAACGACCACTGGGTCGAAGTCGACCTCGGTGACGATGCCCCGAAGGATGGCCCGGTCTGGCTGATCGCCCGCGGCTGGATTCACCCGACCGACAGTTCGATCAACTACGCCCTCGAACAGGGCCGCCACGAACGACCGCGGGGGCTTGTCCTCGAAGTGCCCGACGGCAAAGGCGGCTGGAAGGTGGCCCGCGACAAAATTGGGTTCCCCGCGGGCAAGAACAAGACCATCCTCGTCCGCCTCGACGGCCTGGACGGCCCCGGTGTCGCCCGCCGGTTCCGCCTGCGGACGAACATGGAAATCTTCTGGGACTCATTCCACTACGCGCAAGGTCGCGACGGCGTGGAGATCGCAAAAAAGGAACTGCTCCCCGTTACCGCCGATCTCCGGTCGCGTGGTATCCTGGAAATGACCCGGGCGAACCCGAGTTCGCCCGAGTTGCCCGACTACGACCGGCTCGTGGCTCGCGGCCAGGTGTGGCGGGACTTGATCGGCTACCACACCCGCTTCGGCGACATTCGCGAGTTGCTCGAAAAAGTCGACGACCGGTACGCGATCCTGACTGCCGGAGATGACATCGCGATGCGATTCGCGGCGCCGCCCGCGCCGCCGTCGGGCTGGGTGCGGGATTTCGTCTGGGTCAGCGACGGGTGGGTAAAAGACGGCGACTTGAACACGCGATACGGGAAAACGGTATTGCCACTCCCCTCGCATAATATGACCAGTTATGAAGCCGCGCCGGATGGGTTGGAGAACGATCCCGTTTACCGCCGATTCCCCAAGGACTGGGAACGGTTTCACACCCGGTTCGTGGCGCCAGACGTTTACGAGCGGGGTTTGCGTCCACTCCGTACTGAAGCGTATCCGGCCGGGGGGCAGCCATGA
- a CDS encoding RNA polymerase sigma factor, protein MRTNDELIAAILGGEQPAFAELLGRYERAVWATAWKILRDYHATQDATQNAFVEAYRRLGQLRTPDHFGLWLLRITRCEALRLARRRGKVHSLGSTSDLAVGRADALLATESDELLLAIGRLPEHERLVVTLRFLEDYPVAEVARLTGRPVGTVTKQLSRAIERLRSMFREVNP, encoded by the coding sequence ATGCGGACGAACGACGAGTTGATTGCTGCGATCCTTGGCGGCGAACAACCCGCGTTTGCCGAGTTGCTGGGCCGGTACGAGCGTGCCGTCTGGGCAACGGCATGGAAGATCCTTCGCGATTATCACGCCACCCAAGACGCGACGCAGAACGCCTTCGTTGAAGCCTATCGCCGACTCGGGCAGTTGCGCACGCCGGATCACTTCGGCCTTTGGCTCCTGCGCATCACCCGGTGCGAAGCCCTGCGGTTGGCTCGGCGGCGTGGCAAAGTCCATTCGCTGGGTTCAACAAGTGATCTCGCAGTGGGCAGAGCCGACGCCCTTTTGGCCACGGAATCCGACGAATTGCTGCTGGCAATTGGACGCCTACCCGAGCACGAGCGCCTCGTTGTCACGCTGCGCTTCTTGGAAGACTATCCGGTTGCCGAGGTAGCCCGGCTCACGGGGCGGCCGGTCGGGACCGTGACCAAGCAGTTATCCCGGGCGATCGAACGACTCCGGTCGATGTTTCGAGAGGTAAACCCGTGA
- a CDS encoding RNA polymerase sigma factor — MARAYTLTAEDCQDLAQEILLQVWCSLPQFQGRASATTWLYRVALNTALGWRRKEHRRRVRQQPILAVEDLSAAGSDGSQDLVQREAVERLYAAIRQLPKTDAALVLLYLDDLSYRQMAEVLGISEGNVGGEVEPGDKGFGRTDERGVTWTLTTSSKPGKHSRRKLV, encoded by the coding sequence GTGGCCCGCGCCTACACGCTCACGGCCGAAGATTGCCAGGACTTGGCCCAAGAAATCCTGCTCCAGGTTTGGTGCTCGTTGCCGCAGTTTCAGGGCCGGGCCAGTGCGACCACGTGGCTTTACCGCGTGGCGCTGAACACCGCGCTCGGCTGGCGCCGCAAGGAACACCGCCGCCGGGTACGCCAGCAACCGATTCTTGCGGTTGAAGACCTGTCGGCCGCCGGGTCGGACGGCTCCCAGGATCTCGTCCAGCGTGAAGCGGTCGAACGGCTCTACGCGGCAATACGCCAACTGCCCAAGACCGACGCGGCGCTGGTCCTGCTCTACCTGGACGACTTGAGCTATCGGCAGATGGCCGAGGTGTTGGGCATTTCCGAAGGCAACGTCGGGGGTGAAGTTGAACCGGGCGACAAAGGCTTTGGGCGAACTGATGAAAGAGGAGTCACATGGACCCTGACAACTTCCAGCAAGCCTGGAAAACACAGTCGTCGCAAACTCGTCTGA